A genomic window from Brevibacillus agri includes:
- a CDS encoding MarR family transcriptional regulator yields the protein MRTLGTHMAEPVPGLTGPQFYILHQLEQRQRCTVGELADSMMVKPSAITAMIDRLDKHGYVSRERDEEDRRVVHISLLEAGKHILAQAKQTRLETLRQLFSHLTEEEWEQFVRMFEKLAVAAVADARKKGVHSG from the coding sequence ATGCGCACGTTGGGGACGCATATGGCCGAGCCTGTTCCCGGATTGACAGGTCCGCAATTTTACATCCTTCATCAATTGGAGCAACGCCAAAGATGTACCGTCGGCGAACTGGCCGATTCGATGATGGTCAAGCCCAGCGCGATTACCGCGATGATCGACCGGCTGGACAAGCACGGCTACGTCAGCCGGGAGCGCGATGAGGAAGATCGGCGCGTCGTCCATATCAGTCTGCTGGAAGCCGGAAAACACATTTTGGCCCAGGCGAAGCAGACGCGGCTGGAAACGCTCCGGCAACTGTTTTCCCACCTCACCGAAGAAGAGTGGGAGCAGTTCGTTCGCATGTTCGAAAAACTGGCAGTCGCCGCTGTCGCTGACGCAAGAAAAAAAGGCGTGCATTCCGGTTAA
- a CDS encoding aspartate kinase: MGLIVQKYGGTSVGTIERILRVADRIISYKEEGHDLVVVVSAMGKSTDVLVDMAKQISAYPSEREMDMLLTTGEQVSIALLAMALHSKGYDAISLTGWQAGVTTEAIHGRARIKQIDPQRIQAELGRGRVVIVAGFQGLSDEGEITTLGRGGSDTSAVTLAASLNADKCEIFTDVSGVYTADPRMVPAASKLNTISYDEMLELANLGAGVLHPRSVEAAKKYKVRLVVRSSFTAEEGTYVEEVANMETGRVVSGVAHDEDVAKVTVVGMPAKVGTLSRLFNTLADNQVNVDIIIQSSYDAAVTNISFTVAADDLKKALDTLENNKAELGFEKVDFEQNLTKVSIVGSGMVNNPGVAAEMFRVLAEKEISIKMVSTSDIKVSCVIPAGQTELAVRSLHTAYGLDVAETAVVHGL, from the coding sequence ATGGGGTTGATCGTGCAGAAATACGGAGGCACCTCTGTAGGGACTATTGAGCGAATTTTACGAGTTGCGGACCGAATTATCAGCTACAAAGAAGAAGGGCATGACCTGGTAGTCGTCGTGTCTGCGATGGGCAAATCTACCGACGTCCTGGTAGATATGGCCAAACAGATCAGCGCCTACCCTTCCGAGCGTGAAATGGATATGCTGCTGACCACGGGGGAGCAAGTATCGATCGCATTGCTCGCGATGGCCTTGCATTCCAAAGGCTACGATGCCATTTCTTTGACTGGCTGGCAGGCCGGAGTGACGACAGAAGCGATCCACGGCCGGGCGCGGATCAAGCAAATTGATCCACAGCGCATTCAGGCGGAGCTCGGTCGAGGCCGCGTCGTGATTGTGGCAGGGTTCCAAGGTCTTAGCGACGAAGGAGAAATTACAACGCTCGGCCGCGGTGGATCGGATACATCGGCGGTTACGCTGGCAGCCAGCCTGAATGCTGACAAATGCGAGATTTTTACAGACGTTTCTGGCGTTTACACGGCCGACCCGCGCATGGTGCCGGCAGCAAGCAAGCTGAATACGATCTCGTATGATGAAATGCTGGAGCTTGCCAATCTCGGCGCAGGCGTCCTGCATCCGCGTTCGGTGGAGGCTGCGAAAAAATACAAGGTACGGCTGGTGGTCCGCTCCAGCTTTACTGCCGAAGAGGGTACGTACGTTGAGGAGGTTGCCAACATGGAAACAGGAAGAGTAGTAAGTGGAGTCGCGCATGACGAAGATGTCGCCAAAGTTACGGTTGTCGGGATGCCTGCAAAGGTGGGGACTCTTTCCCGCCTGTTCAATACACTCGCAGACAACCAGGTGAACGTCGACATCATCATTCAAAGCTCCTACGATGCCGCTGTCACGAACATTTCGTTTACGGTCGCGGCAGATGACTTGAAAAAGGCGCTGGATACGCTGGAAAACAACAAAGCGGAGCTGGGCTTCGAAAAAGTCGACTTCGAGCAAAACTTGACCAAAGTGTCCATCGTCGGCTCCGGCATGGTGAACAATCCGGGGGTTGCCGCTGAGATGTTCCGCGTTTTGGCTGAAAAAGAAATTTCTATTAAAATGGTTTCGACGTCGGACATCAAAGTGTCCTGCGTTATTCCTGCTGGCCAAACCGAGCTTGCCGTTCGCAGCCTGCATACGGCATACGGACTTGATGTGGCGGAAACAGCAGTCGTGCACGGCTTATAA
- a CDS encoding ABC transporter ATP-binding protein, which translates to MLHVQNLSTSYGQIKAIRGITLEVPEGKIVSLIGANGAGKTTTMRTIAGQLKPEAGSITFCGERMDGKKPHQIVKSGLALVPEGRAILGKMTVLENLEMGAFQRNDTQGIKDDMEKMMTWFPILKERLPQLGGTMSGGQQQMLAIARALMSRPKLLLLDEPSMGLAPIVVADIFKVIKQINAEGTTVLIVEQNVKQALKIADYGYVLEAGQIVLDGAADALLNDERVKEAYLGGRKH; encoded by the coding sequence ATGCTGCACGTACAAAACCTTTCGACCTCCTACGGTCAAATCAAGGCGATTCGCGGCATTACGCTGGAAGTGCCGGAAGGAAAGATCGTCTCTCTCATCGGCGCCAACGGAGCAGGCAAAACGACGACGATGCGCACGATCGCCGGCCAACTAAAGCCGGAGGCAGGCAGCATTACGTTTTGCGGGGAGCGCATGGACGGCAAAAAGCCGCACCAGATCGTGAAAAGCGGACTGGCGCTCGTGCCGGAAGGGCGGGCGATCCTCGGCAAAATGACCGTGCTGGAAAACCTCGAAATGGGCGCTTTCCAACGCAACGACACCCAAGGCATCAAGGACGACATGGAAAAAATGATGACCTGGTTTCCGATTTTGAAAGAACGGCTGCCCCAGTTGGGCGGTACGATGTCTGGCGGGCAGCAGCAAATGCTGGCGATTGCCAGAGCTTTGATGTCGCGCCCCAAGCTGCTGCTTTTGGACGAGCCGTCCATGGGACTGGCCCCGATTGTGGTGGCAGACATTTTCAAAGTCATCAAGCAGATTAATGCGGAAGGCACGACGGTGCTGATCGTCGAGCAAAACGTCAAGCAGGCACTGAAAATCGCCGATTACGGCTATGTGCTGGAAGCCGGCCAGATTGTTCTCGACGGGGCGGCTGACGCGCTGTTGAACGATGAGCGCGTCAAAGAAGCGTACTTGGGCGGACGCAAGCATTAA
- the uvrC gene encoding excinuclease ABC subunit UvrC — translation MNRTLKDKLAVLPEKPGCYLMKNANGEIIYVGKAKVLKNRVRSYFTGSHNGKTQLLVSEIADFEYIVVSSAIEALLLECNLIKKHDPRYNVMLRDDKTYPYIKITNEAQPRLEITRKVLKDKAKYFGPYPNAGDASEVKKLLDRLYPLRKCRNMPKQVCLYYHLGQCLAPCVYEVSAEENQRLVDEISRFLDGGHEQMKQQLTEKMLQAAEAMEFERAKEFRDQIKSIEAVMEKQKITFTDTVDRDIIGFAVEKGWMCIQIFYMRQGKMIERQTTSFPYYGNESEDFMSYVTQFYYDKQNALPKEILLPEESEPELLSEWLGVKVLTPKRSKKRELVQMACENARIALQEKFALMSKDDARTVQAVHNLGHVLGIGVPHRIEAFDNSNIQGTEPVSAMIVFTDGRPDKKEYRKFKIKTVEGPDDYGSMREVIRRRYSRLLKENQPLPDLIVIDGGKGQISAAMDVLENELGLYIPVCGLAKDEKHKTAQLMYGDPPEPVNLKRDSYEFYLLQRIQDEVHRFAITFHRQSRTKTMLSSQLDEIPGIGEKRRKLLFTHFGSLKKMREATVEDFRQLGIGDKLAKQIIAHLRKLES, via the coding sequence ATGAACCGTACCTTGAAAGACAAGCTGGCTGTGCTGCCAGAAAAGCCCGGCTGCTACCTGATGAAAAATGCAAACGGGGAAATTATATACGTCGGAAAAGCCAAGGTGCTGAAAAACCGCGTGCGCTCGTACTTCACCGGAAGCCATAACGGGAAGACGCAGCTTCTGGTCAGCGAGATCGCGGACTTTGAGTATATCGTGGTGTCGTCTGCGATCGAGGCGTTATTGCTGGAGTGCAACCTCATCAAAAAGCACGACCCGCGCTATAACGTCATGCTTCGCGACGACAAAACCTACCCATACATCAAAATTACGAACGAAGCGCAGCCGCGGCTGGAAATTACCCGCAAGGTGCTGAAAGACAAGGCGAAATACTTCGGGCCGTACCCGAATGCAGGCGACGCGTCCGAGGTGAAAAAGCTGCTCGACCGGCTCTATCCTTTGCGCAAATGCCGCAACATGCCCAAGCAGGTATGTTTGTACTACCATTTGGGCCAATGTCTCGCCCCCTGTGTGTACGAGGTTTCGGCTGAAGAAAACCAGCGACTGGTAGATGAGATCAGCCGCTTCCTCGACGGCGGACACGAGCAGATGAAGCAGCAGCTCACGGAAAAAATGCTCCAGGCCGCAGAGGCGATGGAGTTTGAGCGGGCCAAGGAGTTCCGCGATCAGATCAAGAGCATCGAAGCGGTGATGGAGAAGCAGAAAATTACGTTCACCGATACGGTTGACCGCGACATTATCGGCTTTGCCGTGGAAAAAGGCTGGATGTGCATTCAAATTTTTTACATGCGCCAGGGCAAGATGATCGAGCGGCAGACGACCTCCTTCCCTTACTACGGAAACGAGAGCGAGGACTTCATGTCGTACGTCACCCAGTTTTACTACGACAAGCAAAACGCGCTGCCCAAAGAAATTTTGCTGCCGGAGGAAAGCGAGCCGGAGCTGTTGAGTGAATGGCTGGGAGTCAAGGTGTTGACGCCCAAGCGCAGCAAAAAGCGCGAGCTGGTACAGATGGCTTGTGAAAACGCGCGGATCGCCCTGCAGGAAAAGTTCGCCCTGATGTCCAAGGACGACGCGCGGACCGTTCAGGCGGTGCACAACCTGGGGCATGTGCTGGGGATCGGCGTCCCGCACCGGATCGAGGCGTTCGACAACTCCAACATCCAAGGAACCGAGCCTGTGTCGGCGATGATTGTCTTTACGGACGGCCGTCCGGACAAAAAGGAATACCGCAAGTTCAAGATCAAGACAGTCGAAGGGCCGGACGATTACGGCTCCATGCGCGAGGTAATCCGCAGACGGTATTCGCGCTTGCTGAAGGAAAACCAGCCGCTGCCCGACCTGATCGTCATCGACGGGGGCAAAGGGCAGATCAGCGCCGCCATGGACGTGCTGGAAAACGAGCTGGGGCTGTACATCCCGGTCTGCGGCCTGGCCAAAGACGAAAAGCACAAAACCGCGCAGTTGATGTACGGCGATCCGCCGGAGCCGGTGAATCTGAAGCGGGACAGCTACGAGTTTTACTTGCTGCAGCGCATTCAGGACGAGGTGCACCGGTTTGCGATTACGTTTCACCGACAATCCCGGACGAAGACGATGCTCTCCTCCCAGCTCGACGAAATACCGGGCATCGGCGAAAAGCGGCGCAAGCTGTTGTTTACCCATTTTGGCTCGCTGAAAAAAATGCGCGAGGCGACGGTGGAGGATTTCCGGCAGTTGGGGATCGGCGACAAGCTGGCGAAGCAGATTATCGCCCATTTGCGCAAGCTGGAATCGTAA
- a CDS encoding DUF2507 domain-containing protein codes for MKDTDQLAALLPPHTIPVAERMHMPYLGYHLLRETLTNALLGDSESPILYWLGKDIGRKIPVQSSTGPILPFIRLGLGQLDLVEETADAIVYKLSHTIYNYQTPERLSRALSLEAGIIAGSIEQWKGKDTSAQLEIESSSRILIKVRTQK; via the coding sequence ATGAAAGATACCGATCAGTTGGCAGCCCTGTTGCCGCCCCACACGATTCCGGTGGCCGAACGCATGCACATGCCTTATCTCGGCTACCATCTGCTCCGCGAAACATTGACGAACGCCTTATTGGGAGACAGCGAAAGCCCGATATTGTACTGGCTGGGCAAAGACATCGGCCGGAAAATTCCGGTTCAGTCTTCCACGGGCCCGATTCTCCCTTTTATCCGCCTTGGGCTGGGACAGCTCGATCTCGTGGAAGAAACGGCAGACGCGATCGTCTACAAGCTCTCGCACACTATCTACAACTACCAAACGCCCGAGCGGCTCAGCCGCGCCTTGTCACTGGAAGCCGGAATCATCGCCGGCAGCATCGAGCAGTGGAAGGGCAAGGACACGTCCGCACAACTGGAGATCGAAAGCTCGTCCCGCATTCTTATCAAGGTGCGGACGCAAAAATAA
- the sdhA gene encoding succinate dehydrogenase flavoprotein subunit encodes MAKGKLIIVGGGLAGLMATIKAAEKGVPVQLFSLVPVKRSHSVCAQGGINGAVNTKGEGDSTWEHFDDTVYGGDFLANQPPVKAMCDAAPGIIYMLDRMGVMFNRTPEGLLDFRRFGGTKHHRTAFAGATTGQQLLYALDEQVRRYEAEGLVTKYEYWDFLGAVLDETGTCRGITAQNMRSGEIQSFRADAVILATGGPGIIFGKSTNSIINTGTAASAAYQQGVIYANGEMIQIHPTAIPGDDKLRLMSESARGEGGRVWTYKDGKPWYFLEEKYPAYGNLVPRDIATREIFSVCVDMKLGVNGENMVYLDLSHKDPKELDVKLGGIIEIYEKFVGDDPRKVPMKIFPAVHYSMGGMWVDYNQMTNIPGLFAAGECDYSQHGANRLGANSLLSAIYGGMVAGPKAIEYIKGLNQSSDDLSSTLFDSYTSKEQAKYDSILKMDGTENAYLIHKELGEWMTDNVTVVRYNDRLQKTDEKIQELMERYKKININDTSKWSNAGASFTRHLWNMLVLSRAITIGALMRNESRGAHYKPEFPERDDENFMKTTMAKFNPETTAPEIYYEDIDVSLIPPRKRDYTSDKKH; translated from the coding sequence ATGGCAAAAGGTAAACTTATCATTGTCGGTGGTGGATTGGCCGGCTTGATGGCTACTATCAAAGCTGCAGAAAAAGGCGTTCCCGTTCAGTTGTTCTCCCTGGTTCCGGTAAAACGTTCCCACTCTGTTTGTGCGCAGGGCGGTATCAACGGTGCGGTAAATACCAAAGGGGAAGGCGACTCCACATGGGAGCACTTCGACGATACAGTTTACGGTGGAGACTTCTTGGCAAACCAACCACCAGTAAAAGCAATGTGCGATGCAGCACCTGGAATTATCTATATGCTTGACCGGATGGGCGTCATGTTCAACCGCACACCAGAAGGTCTGTTGGACTTCCGCCGTTTCGGGGGAACAAAACATCACCGTACTGCGTTTGCAGGTGCGACAACCGGACAACAACTGCTGTACGCGCTGGACGAGCAAGTACGCCGCTACGAAGCAGAAGGTCTGGTTACCAAGTACGAATATTGGGATTTCCTCGGAGCCGTTTTGGACGAGACAGGAACCTGTCGCGGGATTACCGCGCAAAACATGCGTTCCGGTGAAATTCAATCCTTCCGTGCAGATGCCGTTATTTTGGCAACAGGCGGCCCTGGTATCATCTTCGGTAAATCGACCAACTCGATCATCAACACAGGTACAGCAGCGTCTGCCGCTTACCAGCAAGGCGTAATCTACGCCAACGGTGAGATGATCCAGATTCACCCGACTGCGATTCCGGGCGACGACAAGCTGCGTCTGATGTCTGAATCCGCGCGCGGTGAGGGCGGTCGCGTATGGACGTACAAAGACGGTAAGCCTTGGTACTTCCTGGAGGAAAAATATCCTGCCTACGGAAACCTGGTACCGCGTGATATTGCGACTCGCGAAATCTTCTCTGTCTGCGTAGACATGAAACTGGGCGTCAACGGCGAAAACATGGTGTACCTCGATCTGTCCCACAAAGATCCGAAAGAGCTGGATGTAAAACTGGGCGGTATTATCGAGATTTACGAAAAATTCGTAGGGGATGACCCGCGCAAAGTGCCGATGAAGATTTTCCCTGCCGTTCACTACTCCATGGGCGGAATGTGGGTAGACTACAACCAAATGACCAACATCCCTGGTCTGTTTGCAGCGGGTGAGTGCGATTACTCCCAGCACGGCGCGAACCGTTTGGGTGCAAACTCCCTGTTGTCCGCGATCTACGGCGGTATGGTTGCCGGTCCAAAAGCGATCGAGTACATCAAAGGCTTGAATCAATCTTCGGATGATCTGTCTTCTACTCTCTTTGACAGCTACACGAGCAAAGAACAGGCGAAATACGACAGCATTTTGAAAATGGACGGAACGGAAAATGCTTACCTGATCCACAAGGAGCTGGGTGAGTGGATGACAGACAACGTAACGGTAGTTCGTTACAACGACCGTCTGCAAAAAACAGATGAAAAGATTCAAGAGTTGATGGAGCGCTACAAAAAAATCAACATCAACGATACAAGCAAATGGAGCAACGCAGGTGCTTCCTTCACTCGTCACTTGTGGAACATGCTCGTCCTCTCCCGTGCGATCACAATCGGTGCGCTCATGCGTAACGAGAGCCGCGGCGCTCACTACAAACCGGAATTCCCTGAGCGTGATGACGAGAACTTCATGAAGACAACTATGGCGAAGTTCAATCCGGAAACAACCGCGCCAGAAATCTACTACGAAGACATCGATGTTTCGTTGATCCCGCCACGGAAACGTGACTATACGTCTGACAAGAAGCATTAA
- a CDS encoding DUF2164 domain-containing protein, whose product MPTKLTREQTEYLVLQVQRYFHAEHGEELGNLETEELIAFFSRELGPFYYNQGVQDSRKLLLERMNALEDELYVLEQPVMKKR is encoded by the coding sequence ATGCCAACCAAACTGACGAGAGAGCAAACGGAATATCTCGTGTTGCAAGTGCAACGGTATTTTCACGCAGAACACGGCGAGGAGCTGGGCAACCTGGAGACGGAAGAGCTGATCGCCTTCTTTTCCAGAGAGCTCGGGCCGTTTTACTATAACCAGGGCGTACAGGACAGCCGCAAGCTGTTGCTGGAGCGGATGAACGCCCTGGAGGATGAGCTGTACGTCCTGGAACAGCCCGTCATGAAAAAACGCTAA
- the sdhB gene encoding succinate dehydrogenase iron-sulfur subunit — protein MAEKLIHLIITRQDSPDSTPYKEEFKIPYRPGMNVIGALMEIQRNPLNAQGQKTSPVNWESNCLEEVCGACSMVINGRPRQACSALIDKLEQPIRLEPMSTFPVQRDLSIDRSRMFDALKRVKAWIPIDGTHDLGPGPRMPEVERQWAYELSKCMTCGVCLEACPNVNAKSEFIGPFAISQVRLFNQHPTGMMNKHERLEALMEDGGIGDCGNSQNCVQACPKGIPLTTSIAHMNKETTKHAVKKFFFS, from the coding sequence ATGGCAGAAAAATTGATTCACCTGATTATTACTCGCCAAGACAGCCCTGACAGCACTCCATACAAGGAAGAGTTCAAAATCCCGTACCGTCCTGGTATGAACGTCATTGGTGCGCTGATGGAGATTCAACGCAATCCGCTCAACGCGCAAGGCCAAAAAACTTCTCCGGTCAACTGGGAATCGAACTGCTTGGAAGAAGTATGCGGCGCGTGCTCGATGGTCATCAACGGAAGACCGCGCCAGGCTTGCTCGGCGCTGATCGATAAACTGGAACAGCCAATTCGTCTGGAGCCAATGAGCACGTTCCCTGTACAACGCGACTTGTCGATTGACCGTAGCCGCATGTTCGATGCGTTGAAACGTGTAAAAGCATGGATTCCAATCGATGGTACGCATGATCTGGGACCAGGTCCGCGCATGCCGGAAGTAGAGCGTCAATGGGCGTACGAGCTGTCCAAGTGCATGACGTGCGGGGTATGCTTGGAGGCTTGCCCGAACGTGAACGCGAAGTCCGAGTTCATTGGACCGTTTGCGATTTCCCAGGTTCGCCTGTTCAACCAGCATCCAACTGGTATGATGAACAAGCATGAGCGTCTGGAAGCTCTGATGGAAGACGGCGGTATCGGCGATTGCGGTAACTCGCAAAACTGCGTGCAAGCTTGTCCAAAAGGCATCCCGCTCACGACCTCGATTGCTCACATGAACAAAGAAACGACCAAACATGCGGTGAAGAAATTCTTCTTCTCCTAA
- a CDS encoding succinate dehydrogenase cytochrome b558 subunit, protein MAKGHSFLSHKLHSLLGLFPIGLFLLFHLTANYQATRGAEAFNQTVGLIENVPLLLVVEFVFIYIPILFHAVYGLYIAFQAKQNVGNFGYFRNHMFLWQRVTGIITLIFIVWHVWETRIQKALGAHVDFDMVANIFSSPAMIVFYTIGIISTVFHFSNGLWSFLVHWGITVGPRSQRIATYFTMVVFVVVTFIGLRAMSAFIL, encoded by the coding sequence ATGGCGAAAGGCCATAGCTTTCTCAGTCACAAGCTGCACTCACTTCTTGGTTTGTTTCCGATCGGGCTCTTCCTGCTGTTCCACTTGACAGCCAACTACCAGGCGACCCGTGGAGCCGAAGCTTTCAACCAGACGGTAGGTCTGATTGAAAACGTTCCACTTCTGCTTGTAGTTGAATTTGTCTTCATCTACATCCCGATCCTGTTTCACGCTGTTTACGGTCTCTACATCGCGTTCCAAGCGAAACAAAACGTAGGGAACTTCGGTTACTTCAGAAACCACATGTTTCTGTGGCAACGGGTAACAGGTATCATTACCCTCATTTTCATTGTTTGGCACGTATGGGAAACTCGCATTCAGAAGGCATTGGGTGCACATGTTGACTTCGACATGGTCGCAAACATTTTCAGCAGCCCAGCAATGATCGTATTCTACACAATCGGGATTATCAGCACGGTTTTCCACTTCTCCAACGGACTCTGGTCGTTCCTGGTTCACTGGGGAATTACGGTTGGACCACGTTCCCAACGAATTGCAACATACTTCACTATGGTCGTATTCGTAGTTGTAACCTTCATCGGATTGCGTGCGATGTCGGCTTTCATTCTGTAG